The following coding sequences are from one Mesorhizobium onobrychidis window:
- a CDS encoding D-glutamate cyclase family protein — MGAYEGHTGGLAHGKLQANVVIVPRSFAGDFHQFCIRNPKSCPLVGVNRAGSPLIPALGDIDIRTDAPQYNIYHFGELTRQRTDIIDLWRDDFAAFALGSSLTVEAALAEKGVKLRRIGCGKASAKFRTRIKTCRVGPFGGEMVVSMRPIRRCDVDRVRALTARFPHAHGSPIHVGDPTVIGIADLMAPDWGDAVKIMDGEVPVFWASSITAQDALARAELATSITVSPGHMLITDVDARADAGVFKVY; from the coding sequence ATGGGCGCCTATGAGGGGCATACAGGGGGGCTGGCCCACGGCAAGCTTCAGGCCAATGTCGTGATTGTGCCCCGCAGCTTTGCCGGCGATTTCCACCAGTTTTGCATCCGCAACCCGAAATCCTGTCCATTGGTCGGCGTGAATCGCGCCGGCAGTCCATTGATCCCAGCGCTGGGCGATATCGACATCCGCACCGATGCCCCCCAGTACAACATCTATCACTTCGGGGAGCTGACGCGTCAGAGAACGGACATCATCGACCTGTGGCGGGATGATTTTGCCGCTTTCGCGCTCGGCAGTTCGCTGACCGTCGAAGCCGCACTTGCCGAAAAGGGCGTGAAACTCCGCCGCATCGGCTGCGGCAAGGCCTCAGCCAAGTTCCGAACCAGGATCAAGACTTGTCGCGTAGGACCGTTTGGTGGGGAAATGGTCGTCTCGATGCGTCCGATAAGGCGTTGCGATGTCGACAGGGTTCGCGCCCTCACCGCACGTTTCCCGCATGCCCACGGCTCTCCCATTCATGTCGGAGATCCCACGGTCATCGGAATTGCCGACTTGATGGCTCCCGACTGGGGCGATGCGGTCAAAATCATGGACGGGGAGGTCCCTGTATTCTGGGCCAGCAGCATCACCGCGCAGGATGCACTTGCTCGTGCCGAACTCGCGACCTCGATCACGGTATCGCCGGGGCACATGCTGATCACCGATGTGGATGCACGAGCTGATGCCGGCGTTTTCAAGGTCTACTAA
- a CDS encoding type I secretion system permease/ATPase has translation MSTSNGRLPLSKSLFEIGVFSAAVNILLLVPPLYLLQIYDRVLPSSSMNTLIYLSLFSVTGLAVLGILEIVRSLYANRLAARFDARLGSAAFLAAMNGPGAGFGDVQPLRDLATIRTFVASRSLFFLFDLPFGPLFMVLLYFVHPLLFAITLVGVVIMVIIALLNQAVTSRSGREAGDTLAATMNAAQTFARNFETVRALGMVSSIIEFWGDRFAQSLRASDKVARNNAFYGGLSRTIRILLQLAALGVGAYLVLADEMTAGMMFAASIISGRVLQPIDQIVGSWRQIAETGQAWKRVTALQKQVFSERHANVELPPPVGALTLDQVVYFLPNTDPGDLPLIKRLSFSVNAGECVAIIGPSQAGKSTLARLIVGAIKPRSGVVRIDGADIQNWRPDQLGKHLGYLSQEVELFPGTIGQNISRFEADPFDHEIIAAAQRAQVHQLLLGLPRGYATVIGPLGVRLSGGERQRIGLARAFFGDPRILVLDEPNANLDAKGEAALERAILNARSDKRTVLLITHRPSLAAKCDRILMLRDGQIELYGPAQDVLHRLAQGQNRPVTQSAAANPPVGTANESRGLLDQSTPSLLQN, from the coding sequence ATGTCGACGTCGAACGGCAGGCTGCCGTTGTCGAAAAGCCTGTTCGAGATCGGGGTGTTTTCCGCTGCCGTCAATATATTGCTGCTCGTACCTCCGCTTTATCTTTTACAGATTTACGATCGGGTTCTGCCGTCGTCGAGCATGAACACTCTCATTTATCTGTCGCTGTTTTCGGTCACCGGACTTGCGGTCCTTGGGATTTTGGAAATAGTCCGATCGCTTTATGCAAATCGGCTGGCTGCACGCTTTGACGCTCGATTGGGATCTGCGGCATTTCTCGCAGCGATGAATGGTCCGGGAGCCGGCTTCGGCGACGTCCAACCGTTGCGCGACTTAGCGACAATCCGCACTTTCGTTGCCTCGCGTTCGTTGTTTTTCCTCTTCGATTTGCCTTTCGGACCGCTTTTCATGGTTCTGCTCTACTTTGTTCACCCATTACTGTTTGCGATCACGCTTGTCGGTGTGGTCATCATGGTTATCATCGCGCTGCTCAATCAGGCAGTTACAAGCCGAAGCGGCAGGGAGGCTGGCGACACGCTCGCCGCCACGATGAATGCCGCACAGACTTTTGCGCGCAATTTCGAAACCGTGCGTGCGCTTGGGATGGTCTCTAGCATCATCGAGTTCTGGGGCGATCGCTTTGCACAGTCGCTCCGCGCGTCAGACAAAGTCGCGCGAAACAATGCGTTCTATGGCGGTCTGTCACGAACGATCCGCATCTTGCTGCAACTGGCCGCGCTTGGCGTAGGCGCCTATCTGGTTTTGGCTGACGAAATGACGGCGGGGATGATGTTCGCGGCTTCGATCATCTCGGGGCGTGTACTGCAACCCATCGACCAGATCGTCGGCAGCTGGCGGCAAATCGCTGAAACCGGCCAGGCCTGGAAAAGAGTCACCGCGTTGCAAAAGCAGGTTTTCAGCGAAAGGCACGCCAATGTGGAACTGCCCCCGCCAGTCGGGGCGCTGACGCTCGACCAGGTCGTCTACTTCCTGCCCAATACCGACCCTGGCGATCTTCCACTGATCAAGCGGTTGAGTTTCTCCGTTAACGCCGGCGAGTGCGTTGCCATCATCGGACCCAGCCAGGCTGGCAAGTCGACGCTTGCGAGATTGATAGTCGGCGCTATCAAGCCTCGCTCTGGCGTCGTGCGGATAGACGGCGCTGACATACAGAATTGGCGACCAGACCAACTCGGTAAGCATCTCGGCTATCTGTCGCAGGAAGTGGAACTTTTTCCCGGAACGATCGGCCAGAATATTTCCCGGTTTGAAGCTGATCCGTTCGATCACGAGATCATAGCAGCTGCACAACGCGCTCAGGTGCACCAATTGCTGCTCGGTCTTCCCCGCGGCTACGCAACGGTAATCGGCCCGCTGGGAGTGAGGCTCTCCGGCGGAGAAAGACAACGTATCGGGCTAGCCCGCGCGTTCTTCGGCGACCCCAGAATTCTTGTGCTCGACGAGCCAAACGCAAATCTGGACGCAAAAGGTGAAGCTGCCCTCGAGCGAGCGATCCTTAATGCCCGTTCAGACAAAAGAACAGTTCTGCTCATCACGCATCGCCCGTCACTTGCTGCGAAATGCGATCGGATCCTGATGCTTCGAGATGGACAGATCGAGCTATACGGCCCGGCCCAGGATGTGCTGCACCGATTGGCTCAAGGACAAAACAGACCCGTGACACAGTCTGCGGCTGCAAATCCCCCTGTTGGAACGGCGAACGAAAGCCGAGGCTTGCTGGATCAATCGACACCGTCTCTCCTGCAGAACTGA
- the sctR gene encoding type III secretion system export apparatus subunit SctR, with product MLDNSPNLLGILIAVGFVGLLPLAVVTMTGFLKISVVLFLIRNALGVQQMPPNLVLYGIALVLTVYVTTPLLSEMTGRLQEGQVQFQTTDDLARAAQLVREPLQQHLIKFTQPEERQFFLDGTNRLWPEQARQNLKDDDLSILVPAFVASELTRAFEIGFLLYLPFLIIDIVVANILMTLGMIMVSPVLISIPLKLFLFVAIDGWSRLMHGLILSYV from the coding sequence GGGATCCTGATTGCCGTCGGCTTCGTCGGTTTGCTGCCGCTGGCAGTCGTCACCATGACCGGATTCCTGAAAATCTCGGTCGTGCTGTTCCTCATTCGCAATGCGCTCGGCGTCCAGCAGATGCCGCCCAATTTGGTCCTCTACGGCATCGCGCTCGTGCTCACGGTCTATGTCACGACGCCATTGCTGAGCGAGATGACGGGCCGGCTTCAGGAAGGGCAGGTTCAGTTCCAGACTACAGACGACCTCGCCAGGGCGGCGCAACTGGTCAGGGAACCATTACAGCAGCACCTCATCAAATTCACGCAGCCGGAAGAGCGGCAGTTCTTTCTTGACGGAACGAACCGCCTGTGGCCGGAACAGGCACGTCAAAATCTGAAAGACGACGATCTTTCGATACTAGTCCCTGCCTTTGTCGCGTCCGAGCTTACGCGCGCGTTTGAAATCGGCTTTCTGCTTTATCTTCCCTTCCTTATCATCGACATCGTTGTTGCGAACATCCTGATGACGCTCGGCATGATCATGGTCTCGCCGGTCCTCATTTCGATCCCGCTGAAACTGTTCCTTTTCGTCGCCATAGATGGCTGGTCGCGGCTGATGCACGGCCTCATCCTGAGTTACGTCTGA
- a CDS encoding HlyD family type I secretion periplasmic adaptor subunit yields MQKEAENFRWHRKIPTQTGKIAIAGYSTIAALIGGFGVWAATVPIAGAAIAPGVVAAAGKNIMIQHLEGGVIRRIHFKEGDRVKKGDPLFVIDATAAETQVNRLVKQLISQRAKAARLEAERDGLSEIDMPPDLERPSGGLDVQDVIAQQRKEFEARLARYHAEQEILRQRIETLKESVTGLRAQKKASEEQLTIVREEAERKKQLLEKGLTNRSEYTELLRTSASLVGQAGAIESQIAGTATQLAEASQQIERLTTSRVEEAVGELNTVRSSLADLEEQINAAQSILQRTIVKAPTDGIVVHSSYNVEDGVIRPGDVVMELLPTTDELIIEARVSSQDIDSIRLGQQAQMMFSALNARITPQVRGKVIYISADRIVDDKTGQSFYATRMKIDEQLPMEIKQEQIYPGMPVETFIGTGERTFLDYLLRPFLDSFGKAFREE; encoded by the coding sequence ATGCAAAAGGAAGCTGAAAATTTCCGCTGGCACAGAAAAATTCCCACGCAAACTGGGAAGATCGCCATCGCCGGCTACTCAACGATAGCAGCCCTCATTGGTGGATTTGGCGTGTGGGCAGCCACGGTGCCCATAGCCGGCGCGGCGATTGCGCCAGGTGTTGTTGCCGCTGCCGGCAAGAATATCATGATCCAACATCTCGAAGGCGGAGTCATACGAAGGATCCACTTTAAGGAAGGCGACAGAGTCAAGAAAGGAGACCCGCTTTTCGTTATCGACGCGACAGCCGCTGAGACGCAGGTCAACCGTCTTGTCAAACAGTTGATATCCCAGAGAGCCAAAGCAGCGAGGCTCGAAGCTGAGCGCGACGGACTGTCCGAAATCGACATGCCTCCTGACCTGGAGCGCCCATCGGGTGGACTCGATGTCCAGGATGTTATCGCCCAGCAACGAAAGGAATTTGAGGCACGTCTGGCGCGCTATCATGCCGAGCAGGAAATTCTGCGGCAGCGGATCGAAACTTTGAAGGAATCCGTCACCGGGCTTCGAGCACAAAAGAAGGCTTCTGAAGAACAGTTGACGATCGTGCGAGAAGAAGCCGAACGCAAGAAGCAATTGCTTGAAAAAGGCCTGACAAACCGCAGCGAGTATACCGAACTCTTGCGAACCAGTGCTTCGCTTGTCGGTCAGGCTGGGGCGATAGAATCGCAGATCGCTGGAACTGCAACGCAACTTGCAGAGGCCAGTCAACAAATCGAGAGACTAACGACATCGCGAGTGGAGGAGGCCGTCGGCGAGCTGAATACGGTCCGCTCATCACTGGCCGACCTCGAAGAGCAGATTAACGCTGCCCAATCCATTCTTCAACGGACGATTGTGAAGGCCCCGACCGACGGCATCGTGGTTCACTCATCATATAATGTCGAGGATGGGGTTATCCGGCCTGGTGACGTCGTAATGGAACTGCTGCCGACTACTGACGAGTTGATCATCGAGGCACGCGTCTCCTCGCAAGATATCGATTCAATCAGGCTCGGGCAGCAAGCACAGATGATGTTCAGCGCGCTCAATGCGCGGATTACGCCGCAAGTGCGTGGAAAAGTCATCTACATATCAGCCGACCGCATCGTCGACGACAAGACTGGCCAATCCTTCTATGCGACAAGGATGAAGATAGACGAGCAGCTTCCGATGGAGATCAAGCAGGAACAGATTTATCCCGGAATGCCTGTTGAAACCTTTATCGGAACCGGCGAGCGGACCTTTCTGGACTACCTCCTGCGGCCTTTCCTGGATTCTTTCGGCAAGGCGTTTCGCGAAGAATAG
- a CDS encoding EscS/YscS/HrcS family type III secretion system export apparatus protein has protein sequence MSNDFILAKVQSALLTVLFASGPAIIAAMAVGILVGLAQALTQIQDQSLPQTIKLVVILLVIIVFGPLLGQQIAEQASTALDEFPVVTR, from the coding sequence ATGAGCAATGACTTCATCCTGGCGAAGGTCCAAAGCGCGCTTCTGACGGTGCTGTTCGCGTCCGGCCCAGCGATCATCGCGGCGATGGCCGTCGGCATCCTTGTCGGGCTTGCCCAGGCGCTGACGCAAATTCAGGACCAGTCCCTGCCGCAGACGATTAAGCTCGTCGTGATCCTGCTGGTCATCATCGTCTTCGGCCCGCTGCTTGGCCAGCAAATCGCCGAGCAGGCCTCAACGGCGCTGGACGAATTCCCCGTCGTCACGCGTTGA
- the sctT gene encoding type III secretion system export apparatus subunit SctT, protein MPVEPFFASVKELQFYLLAGAFALARMTGFMLLMPLFSRVPLSGLLRNGVALALAVPVFPMIVNKLTNTDIATTMIVVYMLKEVVVGVTLGLAMGIPFWAAEAAGDILDLQRGSTMGTLIDPMMTHETSATGTLLAVIMVTIYLAAGGLELSLTSLYDSYGLWPIDQLLPVFSKDAAGIFLDLLNRILMMALTLVFPLIISMLLSDIVLAFLARASPHLNVFALSLIVKTLVFSLVFVLYSAFLLFYMNRDLGFLHEAGRQIEAIGCRSC, encoded by the coding sequence ATGCCGGTCGAACCATTCTTCGCGTCGGTCAAAGAGCTTCAGTTCTATCTTTTGGCCGGAGCTTTCGCGCTCGCACGCATGACCGGATTCATGCTCCTGATGCCGCTCTTTTCGCGTGTGCCGCTATCGGGCCTTTTGCGCAACGGCGTTGCTCTGGCGCTGGCGGTTCCGGTCTTTCCGATGATCGTGAACAAGCTGACGAACACTGACATCGCGACGACGATGATCGTCGTGTACATGCTCAAGGAGGTCGTGGTCGGGGTAACGCTCGGGCTGGCGATGGGCATACCGTTCTGGGCGGCCGAGGCTGCCGGCGATATCCTGGACCTACAGCGCGGCTCCACGATGGGGACTCTGATCGATCCGATGATGACCCATGAGACGAGTGCCACCGGCACCTTGCTCGCCGTCATCATGGTCACGATCTACCTGGCTGCCGGCGGCCTCGAACTTTCTTTGACCAGTCTCTACGACAGCTATGGCCTGTGGCCGATCGACCAACTTTTGCCTGTGTTCAGTAAGGATGCAGCCGGCATCTTTCTCGATCTGCTGAACCGCATTCTGATGATGGCATTGACCCTCGTTTTTCCGCTCATCATCAGCATGCTCTTGTCCGACATTGTGCTGGCCTTCTTGGCGCGCGCCTCACCGCACCTGAATGTTTTTGCGCTTTCGCTGATCGTGAAGACACTGGTGTTTAGCCTCGTCTTTGTACTCTATTCTGCTTTCCTGCTCTTCTACATGAACCGAGACCTTGGCTTCCTGCACGAGGCAGGCCGACAGATAGAAGCGATCGGCTGCCGCAGCTGTTAA